A segment of the Romboutsia sp. 13368 genome:
TTAAATAAATTTACAAGAGTTGCAGCTGTAACATTTTCAACAGCATCAAGCAACGCATCAGTTCCAGTTAGTTTAGAAATAATGGAGGAATTAGGTGTAGGAAAAACTACAAGATCATTTACGATTCCAATGGGAGCTACTATAAATATGGATGGAACAGCTATAATGCAAGGTGTTGCAGTGTTATTTATAGCTCAAATATATGGAGTTGACCTTGGAATAAATGATATGATAACAATAATATTAACTGCTACATTAGCATCTATAGGTACAGCTGGTGTTCCAGGTGTTGGTATGATAATGCTATCTATGGTACTTACATCTGTAGGGTTACCTTTAGAAGGAATAGGATTGATTATGGGAGTTGAAAGAATTATAGATATGTTTAGAACTACTGTAAATGTAATGGGTGATAATATAGCTACATTAATAGTATCAAATAGCGAAAATGATTTAAACTTAGACTTATATAACTCAAAGCCTCTAAAGAAAGTAGCATAAAAATAAGTAATATAATAATATAAATTTATTTTAGTAAGGTATCTATATTTTATAGATACCTTATTTTTATATGCAATATGTACTTAAATTAAATWKATATGCAATATGTACTTAAATTAAATAGATTTTTTATGTATTTATATAATGAACAAGCATATATATTTAAAAGAAAGTTATGCTTAGGAGGATAATATATGAAAAACAAAAGTGATATTAAAGAGATTTTTACACTTGCAGGTACATATATATCAGTGTGTATAGGATCAGGATTTGCTACAGGACAAGAGATTATGCAATTTTTTTCAGCTCATGGAATGATAAGTATATTGTCTAATATTATATGCATGGGAATAATGTCATACTGTGGTGCTAGTTTACTTAAAATAGGAAATAAAGCAAGGTTAAGGTCAAGTAGTGATATATTTACATATTTATGTGGAAAACATATAGGAAATTTATTTAAAATATTTATGCCAATATTTTTCTTTTGTAGCTTTATAGTAATGTTATCTGGAGCAGGAGCATCTATAAATCAGTATTATGGAATTAGTAAAAATTTAGGTTCAATGATTTTAGCTATTATAACTTTAGTATCAGTTCTTCTTGGAATAAATAAAGTTATAAGTATATTAGGTAATATAGGTCCGATGATAGCAATGATATCTATAGGTGTTGGAATAGTTACTATATTTAGAAATATAGACTCATTGCATATGGCCAATGAAATTATAGGAACTTTAAATATGAATAAGGCGGTTGATAACTGGTGGATTACGGGTATAGTGTATAGTGGTTTAAATTTAATAATAGCTACACCATTTTTGGCTGGAGTAGGAGCAACTGCTAGTAATAAGAAAAATTGTATTTGGGGTGGTGTTATAGGTGGAATAGTTTTTATGGTTGCAGCTATGACATTAAATCTGGGAATAATGTCAGATATTCAAAATACATATATAACAGAAATACCAACATTATATATGGCTAAAAATATAGGACCTGTAGTAGGTATGATGTTTTCATTAATGTTAATAGCAGGAATATATACAACAGCAGTTCCACTTTTATGGAGTGTATGTGATAGTTTTTCAGAAGAAAAAACAAATAAATTTACTTTTATTGCTGTTGCTTGTACATTTATAGGATTTATAGCATCAAGACTTCCATTTTCAATGCTTGTAAATATAATATATCCTCTGTCAGGTTTATTTGGAATAATTATAATTATTTCAATTTTTATTAGAAATATAGTGAAACCAGTTAATGGTATAGTAAAATTATTTTATTCAACAAGGTAATATGAGATATATTTTTACTATTTTATGAAAATATATGGGTATACTATAAAATAGAAAATAACTGTGTTAATATATAGGTAGAATTTTTATTAAGGAGATTACATATGAAGAAACAACTAGAGATAGACTATTCATTTGGGTATGTATACGATAAAAGTAAATTAATAGTAATGTATCCTGCAGGAACTAACGTAATAGATTTAGATGATTATGAAATGGAAGTAGAAGTAGCTTTTTTAGAAGATGGTATAGAAGCGGCATTTGAAGAGGATGATATAAAAGAAGCTAATGAAACGATAAAACCATTAGAAACATTCCTAATGAAACCAAGTAAGGTTATACCTTTTGTAGTTAGTATAAAAGATGGAGAAACTAAAGAAGAGTTACCTAAATTATTAAAAGAATTTGATGAAGAGTATGAAGTTAAAGAAAATTACATAAAAAAAGGGTATGAAATAAAAGATATATATCATGTATTCCAAAATGTAGTAGATTATATACCTAAAGAAAATTTAGAAACTTTAAATATATTAAAAATAGAAAATGATAAATTTGATATGGATAAATTTATAAGTACAGTGAGTGAAAACTTAGACGAAGCTATAGATAATAATTTGACTTCTATAGATATGAAAAAAAGTGAGCTTACACCTCGTTTATATGTAAAGTCAAATGAAAGTGAAGCTACTAAGTTTATATTATTTGGAACTGATATAAGTAGTTATTCTCAAGGTATATTGTGTGCAAATAAAGAAGTAATAACAGATTTAGATGTAGACATGGGAGATGTAGAAATATCTAATACAAGAGATATAGGATATATAGTTAATAATGAAAATGGATATCTTACTTTTAAAATAGCAAATTATAATAGTCAAACATCTAATAATAATCAAATAGCTCAAATAGTTGATTATAGTGGTATATTTAAACCAATGATGATAGAATTTATAAATCAGTTTATAAAATAAATAAAGAATAAGCAGGTTAGATAAAGTATAACCTGCTTATTTTTTATTTATTTACTTTAAATAATAGAAGGTAAGCTGCCCCTGACAATAGAATATTMTCACCTTCAACTCTACCAACTAAGATACCATCTCTACTTACAAATCCATTTTCTAAAANNNNNNNNNNNNNNNNNNAATAATAGAAGGTAAGCTGCCCCTGACAATAGAATATTATCACCTTCAACTCTACCAACTAAGATACCATCTCTACTTACAAATCCATTTTCTAAAACTTTTCCAATAGGACTATTATTTATATAATGATTATGAACTGTACCATTATCATCAACTCTACCAACAGCATTATTATCATTATCGTAGATAATATTATTATCAACTCTTCCTATAGGAGAATTATGATAAAGATGATTATGAACTATATTATTAGAATCTAATCTTGCAACAGCTCTAACATTGTATGGAAAATTAAATATTTTATCCATATGTAACACCAACCTTTATATAATAATATTTTTATAATAGATATKATGAAAATAATTATAGTAAATATAACTTAAACTTTAAAAATACAATAAGAATACATAATACAAATAGCTATTGTTTTAGTTAAATTAATATAACAAATATTAGATAGTATAATAAATACTTACAAAAATAGTTTTGTAAAAAACATAATAATATTCTAATTCTTTAATTTAATTTAACTTTAAGCATAAAAGTTAGAATTAATATAAGCTATTGAGGAAAACATAAGCTATATATTATATAGGACATAATAAAAATACATTAAGTATTAAGCAATAGATTANNNNNNNNNNNNNNNNNNNNNNNNNNNNNNNNNNNNNNNNNNNNNNNTTAGTAGGATGTTCAACTACAGAGGAAAATAAATCAGATGATACTATAACAGTAGCAATGATAACAGACGTAGCAGGAGTAAACGATCAAAGTTTTAACCAAAGTGCTTGGGAAGGTCTTCAAAAAGCTGAAAAAGAATTAGGTGTAAAAGTTAAGTACTTAGAATCAAAGCAAGATTCAGATTATGCAACAAATATAGAAACACTAGTTGATGAAGAAGTAGACTTAATATTAGGTGTAGGTATGAAATTAGCTCCAGCTATAGAAGAAGCAGCTGATTTATATCCAGAACAAAAATTTGTATTAGTAGATGAAGAATTAACAGGTAAAGATAATGTAAAAAGTATATTATTCAACANNNCAGAACAATCAGGATATCTAGTAGGATTAATAGCTGGTAGAATGACTAAAAYTAACAAYGTTGGATTTATAGGCGGAATGGATATAGGTGTTATAAATACATTTAAATACGGATATATGGCAGGGGTAAAAGCTGCTAACCCAGATGCAGAAATACAATCTCAATATGCAAACTCATTCACAGACCAAGCTAAAGGTAAAGCTATAGCTAATCAAATGTWTTCAAAAGATGTTGATATTATATTCTCTGCAGCTGGAAATGTTGGTTCTGGTGCAATAGAAGCGGCTAGAGAAAAGAATAAATATGCAATAGGTGTTGATATGGACCAAAATAGTTTAGCTCCAGAAAATGTTATTACATCTGCTATGAAAAGAGTAGATATAGGTGTTTATGATKTAATAKAAAAAGCGGTAAATAATGAACTTAAAGANNNNNNNNNNNNNNNNNNNTGGATTAGAACAAGGAGCTGTTGGAATAGCACCTACTACTAAAAATTTAGTACCACAAGAAATATTGGATTATGTGAATCAAGAAACTGAAAANNNNNNNNNNNNNNNNNNNNNNNNNNNNNNNNNNNNNNNNNNNNNNNNNNNNNNNNNNNNNNNNNNNNNNNNNNNNNNNNNNNNNNNNNNNNNNNNNNNNNNNNNNNNNNNNNNNNNNNNNNNNNNNNNNNNNNNNNNNNNNNNNNNNNNNNNNNNNNNNNNNNNNNNNNNNNNNNNNNNNNNNNNNNNNNNNNNNNNNNNNNNNNNNNNNNNNNNNNNNNNNNNNNNNNNNNNNNNNNNNNNNNNNNNNNNNNNNNNNNNNNNNNNNNNNNNNNNNNNNNNNNNNNNNNNNNNNNNNNNNNNNNNNNNNNNNNNNNNNNNNNNNNNNNNNNNNNNNNNNNNNNNNNNNNNNNNNNNNNNNNNNNNNNNNNNNNNNNNNNNNNNNNNNNNNNNNNNNNNNNNNNNNNNNNNNNNNNNNNNNNNNNNNNNNNNNNNNNNNNNNNNNNNNNNNNNNNNNNNNNNNNNNNNNNNNNNNNNNNNNNNNNNNNNNNNNNNNNNNNNNNNNNNNNNNNNNNNNNNNNNNNNNNNNNNNNNNNNNNNNNNNNNNNNNNNNNNNNNNNNNNNNNNNNNNNNNNNNNNNNNNNNNNNNNNNNNNNNNNNNNNNNNNNNNNNNNNNNNNNNNNNNNNNNNNNNNNNNNNNNNNNNNNNNNNNNNNNNNNNNNNNNNNNNNNNNNNNNNNNNNNNNNNNNNNNNNNNNNNNNNNNNNNNNNNNNNNNNNNNNNNNNNNNNNNNNNNNNNNNNNNTTGCTCATGAGATTTTTCATCTTCTAATAACATTCTTTCTTTTGTGCTTAAATTAATCATAAAAACACCNNNNNNNNAATAGTTTTGTAAAAAACATAATAATATTCTAATTCTTTAATTTAATTTAACTTTAAGTATAAAAGTTAGAATTAATATAAGCTATTGAGGAAAACATAAGCTATATATTATATAGAACATAATAAAAATACATTAAATATTAAGCAATAGATTAAATTTATATAAGCTTATTAAAGAATCGGAATGTGAGGTATTTATTATGAAAAAAGAAGTTTTAAGAGTTATACCATTAGGAGGACTTGGAGAAATAGGAAAGAATATAACTGCAATAGAGTATGAAGATGAGATAGTTGTAATTGATTGTGGAATATCCTTTCCTGATGAAGATATGTATGGGATAGATTTAGTTATACCTGATATTAAATACTTATTAGATAATAAAGATAAAGTGAAGGGGTTATTTTTAACTCATGGGCACGAAGATCATATAGGTGCAATTCCGTATATATTAAAACAAATAAATATGCCGGTGTATGGAACTAAACTTACAATAGGATTAGTTGAAAGTAAGTTAAAAGAACATAATATGATATCAAGTAGTAAATTAGTACCTATAATACCTGGAGAGCTTATAAAATTCAATAAGTTAAATATAGAATTTATACGAGTAACTCATAGTATAGCTGAAGCCTGTGCACTATGTATACATACTCCGATAGGAAAAATTCTACATACAGGAGATTTTAAAATAGATTATACTCCTATAGATGGAAGAGTTATGGACTTAAATAGAATAGCACAACTAGGAAGAGAAGGAATTTTGCTTTTAATGGCAGATAGTACAAACGTAGAAAGAAATGGACATTCTTTATCAGAAAGAGTTATAGGTGAAACTTTAAATAGAATAATATCTAATGCAAAGGGAAGAGTAATAGTTGCAACATTTGCGTCAAATATACATAGAATGCAACAAATTGCAGATGCATCTATAATATATGACAGAAAGATTGTATTTAGCGGAAGAAGTATGGAAAATGTATCAAATGTTGCTATTGAGTTAGGATACCTTCATATACCAGAAGAAAATATAATAGGTATTGAAGATATAGATAAATATCCTAGTGATAAAATTACTATAATAACAACTGGTAGTCAGGGAGAGTCAATGGCTGGATTATCAAGAATTGCATATGGAACACATAGACATATATCAATAGAAAATGATGACTTATTTATAATATCAGCATCTCCTATACCAGGTAATGATAAATTGGTATCTAGAGTAATAAATCAATTGTTTAGAAAAGGTGTAGAAGTTATATATGAAGATTTAGAAGATATACATGTATCTGGTCATGCATATAAAGAAGAATTAAAATTAATTCATACATTAACAAAACCAAAGTACTTTATGCCAGTACATGGAGAGTATAGACATTTAAAACATCATAGTGATTTAGCTGTAAAATTAGGTATGGATAAATCAAATGTATTTACATTAGAAACTGGACAAGTTTTAGAAATTTCAAAAGA
Coding sequences within it:
- a CDS encoding YkvI family membrane protein, producing MKNKSDIKEIFTLAGTYISVCIGSGFATGQEIMQFFSAHGMISILSNIICMGIMSYCGASLLKIGNKARLRSSSDIFTYLCGKHIGNLFKIFMPIFFFCSFIVMLSGAGASINQYYGISKNLGSMILAIITLVSVLLGINKVISILGNIGPMIAMISIGVGIVTIFRNIDSLHMANEIIGTLNMNKAVDNWWITGIVYSGLNLIIATPFLAGVGATASNKKNCIWGGVIGGIVFMVAAMTLNLGIMSDIQNTYITEIPTLYMAKNIGPVVGMMFSLMLIAGIYTTAVPLLWSVCDSFSEEKTNKFTFIAVACTFIGFIASRLPFSMLVNIIYPLSGLFGIIIIISIFIRNIVKPVNGIVKLFYSTR
- a CDS encoding BMP family ABC transporter substrate-binding protein produces the protein MITDVAGVNDQSFNQSAWEGLQKAEKELGVKVKYLESKQDSDYATNIETLVDEEVDLILGVGMKLAPAIEEAADLYPEQKFVLVDEELTGKDNVKSILFNXXEQSGYLVGLIAGRMTKXNNVGFIGGMDIGVINTFKYGYMAGVKAANPDAEIQSQYANSFTDQAKGKAIANQMXSKDVDIIFSAAGNVGSGAIEAAREKNKYAIGVDMDQNSLAPENVITSAMKRVDIGVYDXIXKAVNNELK
- a CDS encoding ribonuclease J, translated to MKKEVLRVIPLGGLGEIGKNITAIEYEDEIVVIDCGISFPDEDMYGIDLVIPDIKYLLDNKDKVKGLFLTHGHEDHIGAIPYILKQINMPVYGTKLTIGLVESKLKEHNMISSSKLVPIIPGELIKFNKLNIEFIRVTHSIAEACALCIHTPIGKILHTGDFKIDYTPIDGRVMDLNRIAQLGREGILLLMADSTNVERNGHSLSERVIGETLNRIISNAKGRVIVATFASNIHRMQQIADASIIYDRKIVFSGRSMENVSNVAIELGYLHIPEENIIGIEDIDKYPSDKITIITTGSQGESMAGLSRIAYGTHRHISIENDDLFIISASPIPGNDKLVSRVINQLFRKGVEVIYEDLEDIHVSGHAYKEELKLIHTLTKPKYFMPVHGEYRHLKHHSDLAVKLGMDKSNVFTLETGQVLEISKDKAISTEKVHTGVIFVDGIGVGDVGNIVLRDRRDLAKDGMVTIVVAIEKETYSIVSGPDIITRGFIYARESEDLINQIKEVSKDEVERCLDKNIIEWQILKNGVRKSVEQLLYHKTKRRPIVFPIIMEV